A stretch of Gemmatimonas aurantiaca T-27 DNA encodes these proteins:
- a CDS encoding YbdD/YjiX family protein has product MSTGQSVGASLPGVSSSDHVNETSLSAFARVRHALQRVAAVVRRIIGVPDYETYLDHMRRQYPECTPLDATAFERERMADRYTRPGTRCC; this is encoded by the coding sequence ATGTCCACTGGCCAATCCGTCGGCGCATCGCTGCCAGGCGTTTCGTCCTCCGATCACGTGAACGAAACGTCATTGTCGGCGTTCGCCCGCGTGCGTCACGCACTCCAGCGCGTGGCCGCCGTTGTCCGTCGCATCATCGGTGTGCCGGACTACGAGACCTACCTCGACCACATGCGTCGCCAATACCCCGAGTGCACGCCACTCGACGCCACCGCGTTCGAACGTGAGCGCATGGCGGACCGCTACACCCGCCCGGGTACTCGCTGCTGCTGA
- a CDS encoding prolyl oligopeptidase family serine peptidase, whose translation MPVSSSTRSAPRASIASVMVSLGVTLGGTVPSLVPATLVAQSAPAGAFDFSIANIMRGPEHTGREPQGAAWSADGQWLYFQWTPAGAAWNEPMRPYRVRTVAGSKPELVSDAHMDSVSAVLADGVLSRDRTRRATSVRGDLYLITLRTGAVRRLTQTAVAETDPRFTADDRSLIFQRDGNAYVLDLTNGDLRQLTDVRGGPAPRDPERPTGMRGEIERQQRELFDVIRDRQRTDSLQRAQRNAAQARGLPIVYLPTGERLASLSVSPSLRYAVLTTASGPGGFGPGGGGGGFVAQGGGQGQGGAAAAGGAGQPRNTIVPNYVTASGFTEDIPSRTKVGDVTGRSRAYRLDLATGRLQPLGVIANNLERPASQVRVASWKADGSAALITSSTPDFKWRYLTSVGDTGQLRVVHALNDTAYVGGPCSNCMGFLPNGRVWYGSEVSGYAHLYTANVDGSDTQPLTSGKWEVERAELSDDGTWFLLHTSEESPFVRHAYRMAATGGARTKITREHGGHSVTLSPDGKRFADVYSASNLPPELYVVNADGSNQTRLTVSTSEAFRSRTWLKPAIVKIPASDGIEVPARIYRPEDMGAKPNGGAVMFVHGAGYLHNVHDFWSTYTREYMFNQLLASKGYIVLDVDYRASAGYGRDWRTAIYRWMGGRDLADHVDASKWLQKEHGIDPERIGLYGGSYGGFMTLMALFTAPKSFGAGAALRSVTDWAHYNHGYTGGILNLPQGDTLAYRRSSPIFFAEGLEDPLLMAHGMVDTNVHFQDIVRLSQRLIELGKTDWELAVYPVEDHGFVRPDSWTDEYRRIFELFERTIGPNGSKAKK comes from the coding sequence ATGCCCGTCTCCTCCTCCACGCGATCGGCGCCCCGTGCGTCGATCGCGTCTGTCATGGTGTCCCTCGGCGTCACGCTCGGGGGCACTGTGCCATCGCTCGTGCCGGCCACCCTCGTGGCGCAGTCCGCCCCCGCCGGTGCATTCGACTTCTCCATCGCGAACATCATGCGCGGCCCCGAGCACACGGGCCGCGAGCCGCAGGGCGCCGCCTGGAGTGCCGATGGCCAGTGGCTGTATTTCCAGTGGACGCCCGCCGGTGCGGCGTGGAACGAGCCGATGCGTCCGTACCGTGTCCGCACGGTCGCCGGCTCCAAGCCGGAGCTCGTGAGCGATGCGCACATGGACAGCGTATCAGCCGTTCTCGCGGACGGCGTACTGAGTCGCGACCGCACGCGTCGCGCGACGTCGGTCCGTGGAGACCTGTACCTCATCACGCTGCGTACCGGCGCCGTTCGACGACTCACACAGACCGCGGTCGCCGAAACCGATCCGCGCTTCACCGCCGATGATCGCTCACTGATCTTCCAGCGCGATGGCAATGCGTACGTGTTGGATCTGACGAACGGTGACCTGCGGCAGCTCACTGATGTGCGCGGTGGTCCGGCCCCGCGGGATCCAGAACGGCCCACGGGCATGCGCGGCGAAATCGAACGCCAGCAGCGCGAGTTGTTCGATGTGATTCGCGACCGTCAGCGCACAGACTCGCTGCAACGCGCGCAGCGGAATGCGGCACAGGCGCGCGGCCTGCCAATTGTGTATCTGCCCACCGGTGAGCGGCTCGCCTCTCTCAGTGTGTCGCCGTCATTGCGGTACGCCGTGCTCACGACGGCCTCGGGTCCTGGTGGATTCGGACCCGGCGGCGGCGGTGGTGGTTTCGTCGCGCAAGGCGGGGGTCAGGGCCAAGGCGGCGCTGCGGCAGCGGGCGGCGCCGGCCAACCGCGTAACACGATCGTGCCGAACTACGTGACCGCGAGTGGTTTCACCGAGGATATTCCGTCGCGCACCAAGGTAGGTGATGTGACGGGGCGCTCACGCGCCTATCGCCTGGATCTGGCAACGGGCCGCCTGCAACCGCTGGGCGTGATCGCGAACAATCTCGAGCGCCCGGCCTCGCAGGTGCGGGTCGCGAGCTGGAAGGCGGATGGATCCGCAGCGCTGATCACTTCGTCCACCCCCGACTTCAAGTGGCGCTACCTCACGTCGGTGGGAGACACCGGTCAGTTGCGTGTCGTGCATGCCCTGAACGACACGGCCTACGTGGGCGGGCCATGCAGCAACTGCATGGGCTTCCTGCCCAACGGCCGGGTGTGGTATGGCAGTGAAGTGAGTGGATATGCCCACCTCTACACGGCCAATGTCGATGGCTCCGACACGCAGCCGCTCACCAGCGGCAAGTGGGAAGTGGAGCGCGCGGAGTTGTCGGACGACGGCACCTGGTTCCTGCTGCACACCAGTGAAGAGTCGCCGTTCGTTCGCCATGCCTATCGCATGGCGGCCACCGGTGGCGCACGCACCAAGATCACGCGCGAGCATGGTGGGCACAGCGTCACGCTGAGTCCCGACGGCAAGCGCTTCGCCGATGTGTACTCGGCCAGCAATCTCCCGCCCGAGTTGTATGTCGTGAATGCCGACGGCAGCAACCAGACCCGCCTGACGGTGTCCACCTCGGAGGCGTTCCGTTCGCGCACGTGGCTCAAGCCCGCCATCGTGAAGATTCCGGCCAGCGATGGTATCGAAGTGCCGGCGCGGATCTATCGCCCGGAAGACATGGGCGCAAAGCCCAACGGCGGTGCGGTGATGTTCGTGCATGGTGCCGGCTACCTGCACAACGTGCACGACTTCTGGAGCACGTACACGCGTGAGTACATGTTCAACCAGTTGCTGGCCAGCAAGGGATACATCGTCCTCGATGTGGACTACCGTGCGAGCGCTGGGTATGGACGCGATTGGCGTACGGCGATCTATCGCTGGATGGGTGGCCGAGATCTCGCAGACCATGTCGATGCATCCAAATGGCTGCAGAAGGAACATGGCATCGATCCCGAGCGCATTGGTCTGTACGGTGGCAGTTACGGCGGCTTCATGACGCTGATGGCGCTGTTCACCGCCCCCAAGTCGTTCGGCGCCGGTGCCGCGCTGCGCAGCGTGACCGACTGGGCACACTACAACCACGGCTACACCGGTGGCATCCTCAACCTGCCGCAGGGTGACACGCTGGCCTATCGCCGCTCATCGCCGATCTTCTTTGCCGAAGGCCTCGAGGATCCGCTGCTCATGGCGCACGGCATGGTCGACACGAACGTGCACTTTCAGGACATCGTACGCCTGTCACAGCGACTGATCGAACTGGGCAAGACCGATTGGGAACTGGCCGTGTATCCCGTCGAAGATCATGGCTTTGTGCGTCCCGATTCCTGGACCGACGAGTATCGGCGAATCTTTGAACTGTTCGAGCGCACGATTGGCCCGAACGGCAGCAAGGCGAAGAAGTAA
- a CDS encoding M20/M25/M40 family metallo-hydrolase, with translation MDIAGIAAPTGAEERRAAHVESQLRAMEGIDTHRDRHGNVCAVMVPASAGAGVDRAPLVCLAHLDTVFDRETPLVIHREGSIVRCPGIGDNSRGLAVLLALAQTLGAADVRGRLARPVHLIATVGEEGIGDLRGARGWFDDRSAASHIDPFAVIAIDGPGDDTVVHRAPGSVRLRITVTGPGGHSWTDADTVSPVAAVGHLIAGISRLAHERPSGTTIAATRVSGGESLTAIPTQCWVDIDIRGIRQADIDGLRASTMTLLSRAIQEERSRHPRTTLDLQVTVLGERPAGSISEQHRLVRAAVVATAAVGRDARPAIASTDANIPLSRGIPAIALGAGGTGGGAHTRDEWYDDRDSHRGVERLLRLVLTLATSRPSIDDLER, from the coding sequence ATGGACATTGCTGGTATTGCTGCACCAACGGGTGCCGAAGAACGCCGCGCCGCACATGTGGAATCACAGCTTCGTGCGATGGAAGGCATCGACACACACCGTGATCGCCATGGCAATGTCTGCGCGGTGATGGTACCGGCATCGGCTGGTGCTGGTGTTGATAGGGCCCCCCTCGTGTGTCTGGCGCATCTCGACACCGTGTTCGACCGGGAAACGCCGCTGGTCATTCACCGCGAGGGTTCGATTGTGCGGTGCCCGGGTATCGGCGACAACAGTCGTGGGTTGGCCGTATTGCTGGCGCTGGCACAGACGTTGGGTGCCGCCGACGTGCGAGGTCGCCTGGCGCGACCGGTGCACCTCATCGCCACCGTGGGTGAGGAGGGGATCGGCGATCTGCGTGGTGCGCGCGGTTGGTTCGATGATCGTTCCGCAGCTTCGCATATCGACCCTTTTGCGGTCATTGCAATCGACGGTCCGGGCGACGACACCGTGGTACATCGCGCCCCAGGATCGGTTCGGCTCCGTATCACGGTGACCGGCCCCGGCGGGCACAGTTGGACCGATGCCGACACGGTCAGTCCTGTGGCTGCCGTGGGCCACCTCATCGCCGGGATCTCGCGTCTGGCTCACGAGCGCCCCTCGGGCACCACCATCGCCGCCACCCGCGTGTCGGGCGGTGAGTCGCTCACGGCCATCCCCACCCAATGCTGGGTCGACATCGACATTCGTGGCATCAGGCAGGCCGACATCGACGGTCTGCGCGCATCCACCATGACATTGCTGTCCCGAGCGATCCAGGAGGAGCGGTCACGCCATCCGCGCACGACCCTCGACCTGCAGGTGACGGTACTCGGCGAACGACCGGCTGGCTCCATCAGTGAACAACATCGACTGGTGCGCGCGGCGGTGGTGGCGACAGCAGCCGTGGGACGCGACGCGCGCCCCGCCATCGCCTCCACCGACGCCAACATCCCGCTGTCGCGTGGCATTCCGGCCATCGCACTCGGAGCGGGTGGCACCGGCGGTGGCGCGCACACGCGCGACGAATGGTACGACGACCGCGATAGTCACCGGGGTGTTGAACGACTGCTTCGCCTCGTCCTCACGCTCGCGACCAGCCGACCCTCAATCGACGATCTCGAACGCTGA
- a CDS encoding galactokinase family protein, with product MSSDRTLLSSYALSASPLSPEAMKAATQLCRDAHQALDRVDVPARGRRTWIVPGRIEVLGKHVDYAGGRSLLCTVERALVIVARPRTDAMVVIRDARRRETVSLSLEHPQRGSVPWSVYPRTVMARLLHNFGSAVRGADISLASNLPPAAGVSSSSAFTVALSAAMASLSALDQDPRWTDSITDRLTLAGYVGALENGGDFAGLSGERGVGTMGGAQDQTAILCCSPGQLDVFRWIPAAHERSVPWPQTHRFVVAVSGVVAAKTGAAKERYNRAARTAHRLVLAWNRHAGDSVRTLHDAFLSASGGTVPQAVPEALFIAADVADAPDFSARHLRARLEQFFEETFVLVPKATDALARGDLPAFGSLVDASQFGAERALENQIAETVHLHRYARDLGADAASAFGAGFGGSVWAMIPAAQADPFLARWRERYARAHPIAAQRAQFFTTVPSASAFEIVD from the coding sequence GTGAGCTCCGACCGCACGCTCCTGTCCTCCTATGCACTGTCCGCGTCGCCCTTGTCGCCTGAGGCGATGAAGGCGGCTACGCAGTTGTGCCGCGACGCGCATCAGGCTCTGGATCGTGTCGATGTGCCAGCGCGCGGCCGTCGCACGTGGATCGTGCCGGGACGCATCGAGGTGCTGGGCAAACATGTTGACTACGCGGGCGGACGCTCGCTGCTGTGCACGGTGGAGCGGGCATTGGTGATCGTGGCCCGTCCGCGTACCGATGCCATGGTGGTGATTCGCGATGCCAGGCGGCGTGAAACCGTTTCTCTGTCTCTCGAACATCCGCAACGGGGATCGGTGCCATGGTCGGTGTATCCGCGCACCGTGATGGCCCGATTGCTGCACAACTTCGGCAGTGCCGTGCGAGGGGCCGACATCAGTCTGGCGAGCAACCTGCCTCCCGCTGCCGGGGTGTCGAGCTCCAGTGCGTTCACCGTGGCACTGTCGGCAGCCATGGCCTCGCTCTCCGCGTTGGATCAGGATCCGCGTTGGACCGATTCCATCACCGATCGCCTGACATTGGCGGGGTATGTCGGTGCGCTCGAAAACGGTGGGGATTTTGCGGGATTGAGCGGTGAGCGTGGGGTGGGCACGATGGGCGGTGCGCAGGACCAGACGGCCATTCTGTGCTGCTCTCCGGGTCAGTTGGATGTCTTCCGGTGGATCCCGGCCGCGCATGAACGTTCGGTACCGTGGCCGCAGACGCATCGGTTTGTGGTTGCCGTCAGCGGTGTGGTGGCGGCCAAGACCGGTGCCGCCAAGGAGCGATACAATCGGGCAGCGCGCACCGCGCATCGTCTGGTACTGGCCTGGAATCGGCATGCGGGCGACAGCGTGCGCACGCTCCACGATGCGTTTCTGTCCGCATCCGGCGGCACGGTGCCACAAGCGGTGCCGGAGGCGCTGTTCATCGCCGCTGATGTGGCCGACGCGCCCGATTTCAGCGCCCGACATCTCCGTGCCCGCTTGGAGCAGTTTTTCGAGGAGACTTTCGTCCTGGTGCCCAAGGCCACCGACGCGTTGGCGCGCGGCGATCTGCCGGCATTCGGTTCTCTCGTGGATGCGTCGCAGTTTGGGGCGGAACGCGCCCTGGAGAATCAGATCGCGGAGACGGTGCATTTGCACCGATACGCCCGCGACCTTGGTGCCGATGCGGCGAGTGCGTTTGGCGCGGGGTTCGGGGGCAGCGTGTGGGCGATGATCCCGGCCGCACAGGCCGATCCGTTCCTGGCGCGGTGGCGCGAACGGTATGCGCGCGCGCACCCCATCGCCGCCCAGCGCGCGCAGTTCTTCACGACGGTGCCCAGCGCGTCAGCGTTCGAGATCGTCGATTGA
- a CDS encoding sugar phosphate nucleotidyltransferase: MARGLGTRMRRADASAALNSEQDAAASTGTKGLIPIRRPFLEYLVSALADAGIEQVVLVVGPAPDPIRAHFTTSPPRRVTMAYAEQPVPIGTADAVVRAAAVVNEPAFLVLNADNYYPVAAYAALAAESRAGTVAFDRDVLVRDGNIDADRVRAYAVLDVGDDETLRGIVEKPGDHLDIDSEAARWVGMNLWAITPPIVDACRRVPQSARGEFELPEAVALALHEGADIRAIRMSAPVLDLSQRRDIASVTARLLHIEPKT; encoded by the coding sequence ATGGCACGAGGGCTCGGCACACGAATGCGCCGGGCCGACGCGTCGGCTGCACTCAATTCCGAACAGGACGCCGCCGCATCAACGGGAACGAAGGGGCTTATCCCCATACGGCGCCCCTTTCTCGAATATCTCGTGTCGGCGTTGGCGGACGCGGGCATCGAACAGGTCGTGCTCGTGGTGGGCCCTGCTCCGGATCCGATTCGTGCGCATTTCACCACATCGCCGCCGCGTCGTGTGACGATGGCATACGCGGAGCAGCCGGTGCCGATCGGGACCGCTGACGCGGTCGTGCGTGCCGCCGCGGTCGTGAATGAACCCGCGTTTCTGGTGCTCAACGCCGACAACTATTACCCGGTGGCCGCGTATGCGGCGCTCGCCGCTGAGTCACGCGCCGGCACGGTCGCATTCGATCGGGACGTGTTGGTGCGCGATGGCAACATCGATGCGGATCGTGTGCGTGCCTATGCCGTGCTGGATGTCGGCGACGATGAGACCTTGCGAGGTATCGTGGAGAAGCCGGGAGACCACCTCGATATCGACAGCGAAGCTGCGCGCTGGGTGGGTATGAATTTGTGGGCGATCACACCGCCGATCGTCGACGCCTGCCGGCGTGTTCCGCAGTCTGCACGAGGCGAGTTCGAGCTACCCGAAGCGGTGGCACTCGCCCTCCACGAGGGCGCGGATATCCGGGCCATTCGCATGAGCGCCCCGGTCCTCGATCTGTCGCAGCGCCGGGATATCGCATCGGTCACGGCGCGACTGCTGCATATCGAACCGAAGACCTGA
- a CDS encoding Gfo/Idh/MocA family protein: MHDDGKVSRRALLGGAAAAAATAMVGAPMRLLASTDDWRVDLAPPVPSTNGAMLGVPFEKHAVVRIAIVGTGLRGRSVLNEWLAVEGVEITALADVVPEKAQRAADMVTKAGRKAPALFTAGERDFERLVQRDDIDFVYTATPWQWHTPVMLAALAAGKHCASEVPIAMSVEDCWRLVEASEKAKRHCLMMENCCYGNSELSVLRMVREGVFGTLLHAEAAYLHDLRKILFEDRDEGLWRRAPHTQRDANFYPTHGLGPVAQYLGIHRGDRFDYMVSMSSNEAGLTEWREQHEPKGSAKWAERYKAGDMNSSLIRTAKGRTILLQHDVVNPRPYSRLNNLQGSKAIFNDYPPRLYIDGAAGGERWTPLTAVQARYEHPLWTAVGEKARQGGHGGMDFVMAYRLVQCMREGLAPDFDVYDAVAWSVPFALSEQSMRKGSAPVKFPDFTRGAWRTSTAPQGPGTAP; the protein is encoded by the coding sequence ATGCACGATGACGGGAAGGTGTCGAGACGCGCATTGCTGGGCGGAGCCGCTGCCGCGGCGGCGACGGCTATGGTCGGTGCGCCCATGCGATTGTTGGCCAGCACAGATGATTGGCGCGTCGATCTGGCACCTCCCGTCCCCTCCACGAACGGCGCGATGTTGGGGGTGCCATTCGAAAAACACGCGGTGGTGCGTATCGCGATCGTGGGAACCGGGCTCCGTGGACGCTCGGTGCTGAACGAGTGGCTCGCGGTGGAAGGTGTGGAGATCACGGCGTTGGCGGATGTCGTGCCCGAGAAGGCGCAGCGTGCGGCCGATATGGTCACAAAGGCCGGACGCAAGGCACCCGCGCTCTTCACGGCGGGTGAGCGGGATTTCGAACGCCTCGTGCAGCGCGACGACATTGACTTTGTGTACACGGCCACGCCCTGGCAGTGGCACACACCGGTGATGCTCGCGGCCCTTGCTGCGGGTAAACACTGCGCCAGTGAAGTGCCGATTGCCATGAGCGTCGAGGACTGCTGGCGCCTGGTCGAAGCATCGGAAAAGGCCAAGCGCCATTGTCTGATGATGGAGAACTGCTGCTACGGCAACAGCGAACTATCGGTGCTGCGCATGGTTCGCGAGGGTGTGTTTGGTACGCTGCTGCACGCCGAAGCGGCGTATCTGCACGACCTGCGCAAGATCCTGTTCGAAGATCGGGATGAAGGGCTATGGCGCCGCGCGCCGCACACGCAGCGCGATGCCAACTTCTATCCCACCCATGGACTTGGCCCAGTCGCGCAGTATCTGGGCATCCATCGCGGCGACCGCTTCGACTACATGGTGTCGATGTCCTCCAACGAGGCAGGTCTCACCGAGTGGCGCGAGCAGCATGAGCCCAAGGGGAGCGCCAAGTGGGCGGAGCGTTACAAGGCGGGTGACATGAACTCGTCGCTCATCCGCACAGCGAAAGGACGCACCATTCTGTTGCAGCATGATGTGGTGAACCCACGGCCCTATTCGCGGCTCAACAACCTGCAGGGTTCGAAAGCCATCTTCAACGACTATCCGCCGCGCCTCTACATCGACGGCGCCGCAGGTGGCGAGCGATGGACACCACTCACCGCCGTGCAGGCGCGGTATGAGCACCCGCTCTGGACGGCCGTTGGTGAGAAGGCCAGACAGGGCGGTCATGGCGGCATGGATTTCGTGATGGCCTATCGTCTCGTGCAGTGCATGCGCGAAGGATTGGCTCCGGATTTCGATGTGTACGATGCCGTGGCGTGGAGCGTGCCGTTTGCACTCAGTGAGCAGTCGATGCGAAAGGGCAGTGCGCCCGTCAAGTTCCCGGATTTCACGCGTGGTGCCTGGCGTACGTCGACGGCCCCACAGGGCCCGGGTACCGCCCCCTGA
- a CDS encoding sugar phosphate nucleotidyltransferase, whose protein sequence is MKVIIPLAGKGTRLRPHTHVVPKPMLKVAGRPVMSYVMDDVMRLGNVEQVVYITGHLKEKVEAFTKANYAIPSVFIEQAVQDGTAGAVALARDYVDQPVLIIFVDTIFDADLSITKDTEADGIIWTKEVEDYQRFGVVVTDAEGHMTRIVEKPKEPISKRANIGLYYIRNWKLLYEGIAHVLTTTPNKGEWYLTDAFQYMIDKGAKIKVVDVDGWYDAGQLETLLDTNRTMLEKGRARRPGTLGEGATIVEPVYIEDGVTIEHATVGPNVSIGAGSTIRHATVRDTVAGEHAHISNATLHDCFLGDHVVVDGVSGRMTLGDHSELRGEG, encoded by the coding sequence ATGAAGGTCATCATCCCGCTGGCCGGAAAAGGCACGCGACTCCGCCCGCACACGCACGTGGTGCCGAAGCCGATGCTCAAGGTCGCGGGGCGTCCCGTCATGAGCTATGTGATGGACGATGTCATGCGCCTGGGCAATGTCGAACAGGTCGTGTACATCACCGGCCACCTCAAGGAGAAGGTCGAGGCGTTCACCAAGGCCAACTATGCCATCCCCAGCGTGTTCATCGAGCAGGCGGTGCAGGATGGCACGGCCGGTGCCGTGGCTCTGGCGCGGGACTATGTCGATCAGCCGGTGCTCATCATTTTCGTCGACACGATCTTCGATGCAGACCTGAGCATCACAAAAGACACCGAAGCCGACGGGATCATCTGGACGAAGGAAGTCGAGGACTACCAGCGCTTCGGTGTGGTGGTGACCGATGCCGAGGGCCACATGACGCGCATCGTGGAGAAGCCCAAGGAGCCGATCTCCAAGCGCGCCAACATCGGTCTCTACTACATCCGCAACTGGAAGCTGTTGTACGAGGGCATCGCCCACGTGCTGACCACCACCCCGAACAAGGGCGAGTGGTATCTCACCGATGCGTTCCAGTACATGATCGACAAAGGTGCGAAGATCAAGGTGGTCGACGTGGACGGGTGGTACGACGCCGGCCAGCTCGAGACGTTGCTCGACACGAATCGCACGATGCTCGAGAAGGGCCGCGCGCGCCGTCCGGGGACACTTGGTGAAGGGGCCACGATCGTTGAGCCGGTATACATCGAGGACGGTGTCACGATCGAACACGCCACCGTGGGCCCCAACGTATCCATCGGCGCTGGCAGTACGATCCGCCATGCCACGGTACGTGACACGGTGGCTGGTGAACATGCGCACATCTCCAATGCGACGCTGCACGACTGCTTCCTCGGCGATCATGTCGTCGTGGATGGTGTCAGCGGCCGCATGACCCTGGGCGATCACTCGGAGCTGCGAGGCGAAGGCTGA
- a CDS encoding cupin domain-containing protein translates to MSGRVEVRHVPKPWGHETIWAHTDRYVGKILHITAGQALSVQYHERKDETVYLLQGEMKYWVQLPGDTELRDQLLTAGQSFRITPGTIHYMEAVTDCDVLEASTPELDDVVRLKDRYGREGTSAP, encoded by the coding sequence GTGAGTGGCCGGGTGGAGGTACGTCATGTCCCCAAGCCTTGGGGGCACGAAACGATCTGGGCACACACCGATCGGTACGTCGGGAAGATCCTCCACATTACGGCCGGCCAGGCGCTGTCGGTGCAGTACCACGAGCGCAAGGACGAGACGGTGTACCTGCTGCAGGGGGAGATGAAGTACTGGGTGCAGCTTCCGGGTGATACGGAACTGCGCGATCAGCTCCTCACCGCAGGCCAGTCCTTCCGCATCACCCCGGGCACCATTCACTACATGGAAGCCGTCACCGATTGCGACGTGCTCGAGGCGAGCACACCGGAACTCGATGACGTGGTGCGACTCAAGGATCGGTACGGGCGCGAAGGGACCAGCGCTCCCTAG
- a CDS encoding F0F1 ATP synthase subunit delta, producing the protein MAAGVQGESVARNYAEALLVLARKADDAEGWGALLRQVADAINNDVNLSRFLESPRIAAEQKSVVLSKALGDKVPHLFLRFLQQLVKNRRQMLIPAIATEYETLRDAASGIVHARVTVARETGDEEAKMIAERLSKATGKTVVPHFAVDPSILGGVVVRVGDTVMDGSLRRKLGMLRRRMGGTRA; encoded by the coding sequence ATGGCGGCCGGCGTGCAGGGCGAATCCGTCGCCCGCAACTATGCCGAGGCTCTTCTGGTGCTCGCCCGCAAAGCGGACGACGCCGAGGGGTGGGGGGCATTGTTGCGTCAGGTGGCCGACGCCATCAACAACGATGTGAATCTCTCGCGCTTCCTCGAGTCGCCGCGTATCGCGGCCGAGCAGAAGTCGGTGGTGCTGTCGAAGGCGTTGGGCGACAAGGTTCCGCATCTGTTCCTGCGGTTTCTGCAGCAGCTCGTGAAGAATCGCCGTCAGATGCTCATCCCGGCCATCGCGACAGAGTATGAAACGCTGCGCGACGCGGCGTCGGGTATTGTGCACGCCCGGGTGACGGTGGCGCGCGAGACGGGAGACGAAGAAGCGAAGATGATTGCCGAGCGCCTCTCGAAGGCCACCGGCAAGACCGTGGTGCCGCACTTCGCCGTTGACCCGAGCATTCTCGGTGGCGTCGTGGTTCGTGTGGGCGACACCGTCATGGACGGTTCGCTCCGTCGGAAGCTCGGCATGCTGCGCCGCCGCATGGGTGGTACGCGCGCGTGA
- the atpF gene encoding F0F1 ATP synthase subunit B codes for MFALSARRGVLASVVAQLMIATPALASDAQGGPVNLLEPKAGLMFWTLIIFALLFVVLAKFAFKPLFAAVEAREKALEDAIEGAKRDRAEAEAALAQQRAQLEAARTEAQGIIAESRATAEKMRTDLLAQTKHQQEEMIEQARRAIEGEKASAIAELRREAVDLAIAGASRVIEQNLDSAGNRQIVESFLASLDGKAAR; via the coding sequence ATGTTCGCTCTTTCCGCCCGCCGTGGCGTGCTCGCTTCCGTTGTCGCGCAGTTGATGATCGCCACGCCGGCCCTGGCGTCCGATGCCCAGGGTGGCCCCGTGAACCTGCTCGAGCCGAAGGCTGGCTTGATGTTCTGGACGCTGATCATCTTCGCGCTGCTCTTCGTCGTGCTCGCGAAGTTCGCATTCAAGCCGCTGTTCGCCGCCGTTGAGGCTCGCGAGAAGGCGCTCGAGGACGCGATCGAAGGTGCCAAGCGTGATCGTGCCGAGGCCGAAGCGGCGTTGGCGCAGCAGCGCGCGCAGCTCGAGGCCGCCCGCACTGAGGCGCAGGGCATCATCGCCGAAAGCCGCGCGACGGCCGAGAAGATGCGCACCGATCTGCTCGCGCAGACCAAGCACCAGCAGGAAGAGATGATCGAGCAGGCCCGCCGCGCCATCGAGGGCGAAAAGGCGTCGGCCATCGCCGAGCTGCGTCGCGAAGCCGTCGACCTGGCCATTGCCGGTGCGTCCCGCGTCATCGAACAGAACCTCGACTCGGCAGGCAACCGCCAGATCGTCGAGAGCTTCCTGGCGTCGCTCGACGGCAAGGCGGCGCGCTGA
- the atpE gene encoding ATP synthase F0 subunit C produces MGLLQAAAPVVQDPKGLAMIGAGIAAGGAVIGAGLGIGRIGGSAVEGMARQPEAAGRIQTAALILAALIEGAALFGVVIGFQIQGKITF; encoded by the coding sequence ATGGGTCTCCTCCAGGCCGCCGCGCCGGTGGTGCAGGATCCGAAGGGCCTCGCCATGATCGGCGCTGGTATCGCTGCCGGTGGTGCCGTGATCGGCGCCGGCCTGGGCATCGGCCGCATCGGTGGTTCGGCGGTTGAAGGCATGGCGCGTCAGCCGGAAGCGGCTGGCCGCATCCAGACGGCTGCACTGATCCTTGCCGCGCTGATCGAAGGCGCCGCGCTGTTCGGTGTCGTCATCGGCTTCCAGATCCAGGGCAAGATCACGTTCTGA